A single region of the Marinobacter salinisoli genome encodes:
- the glyS gene encoding glycine--tRNA ligase subunit beta, which yields MATQDFLVELGTEELPPKALKPLSDAFTQGLSQSLEEAGIAFGKVEAFAAPRRLAVRIRDLADAQPDKPVEKRGPAVKAAFDDAGNPTRALTGFATSLGVTPDALDTLETDKGAWVVYRTVEQGRATEDLMPELVEKSLAALPIPKRMRWGAHRTEFVRPVHWVVMLYGSQVVNAEIMGLTTGNQTRGHRFHCPKKLIIPTPSDYEVILKQEGYVIADFAQRRDMIRAGVSELAKNEAGGTAVIDDDLLDEVTALNEWPVPLMGRFEERFLEVPAEALVSSMEEHQKYFHVVDGEDRIMPLFITVANIESKDPAQVIEGNEKVIRPRLSDAAFFYETDRKTRLEARIDQLKPIVFQEKLGSIYDKSVRVAALARKIAEAIGGDPAQAERAAMLAKTDLVTEMVLEFTDLQGIMGQYYALNDGEAEDVAKALNEQYMPRHAGDDLPTTLTGCAVALADRLDSLVGLFGINQPPSGTRDPFALRRASLGVLRIIIERELPLDLQTCCEWAEENFTVLTESNSAASVVDYMLDRFRAHYEEQGIRAEVYLAVHARRPTRPLDFDRRIKAVESFRQLPEADALAAANKRVSNILTKQGGEAVGETVDGGLLQDATEKALAEQIDQQADTVMPLFEQGDYASALRSLASLREPVDRFFDEVMVMAEDEALRNNRLALLNRLRNLFLRVADISLLPTNS from the coding sequence ATGGCAACACAGGATTTTCTGGTCGAACTGGGCACCGAAGAATTGCCGCCCAAAGCACTCAAGCCACTATCGGATGCGTTCACCCAAGGCCTTAGCCAGAGCCTGGAAGAAGCGGGCATTGCATTCGGCAAGGTGGAAGCCTTTGCCGCTCCGCGTCGTTTGGCCGTTCGCATTCGCGATCTGGCGGACGCGCAACCGGACAAGCCGGTGGAAAAGCGAGGCCCTGCGGTCAAGGCTGCCTTTGACGATGCCGGTAACCCGACGCGGGCACTGACCGGTTTTGCCACCTCGCTGGGTGTAACCCCGGACGCCCTCGACACTCTGGAAACCGACAAGGGCGCCTGGGTCGTTTACCGCACGGTGGAACAGGGCCGGGCCACCGAAGACCTGATGCCCGAGCTGGTGGAGAAATCCCTGGCGGCGCTGCCCATCCCCAAGCGTATGCGCTGGGGCGCCCACCGGACCGAGTTCGTCCGTCCGGTGCACTGGGTGGTGATGTTGTATGGCAGCCAGGTGGTGAACGCCGAAATCATGGGCCTGACTACCGGCAACCAGACCCGGGGCCACCGCTTCCATTGCCCGAAAAAACTCATCATCCCCACGCCCAGTGATTACGAAGTCATCCTCAAGCAGGAAGGCTATGTCATTGCCGATTTCGCCCAGCGCCGTGACATGATTCGTGCCGGCGTGTCTGAACTGGCGAAGAATGAAGCCGGTGGCACCGCCGTCATCGACGACGACCTGCTGGATGAAGTGACCGCGCTGAACGAGTGGCCGGTGCCGCTGATGGGCCGTTTCGAGGAACGGTTCCTGGAAGTACCGGCAGAAGCACTGGTTTCTTCGATGGAAGAACACCAGAAGTACTTCCACGTGGTTGATGGCGAAGACCGGATCATGCCGCTGTTCATCACCGTGGCCAACATTGAGAGCAAGGACCCGGCGCAGGTCATCGAAGGCAATGAGAAAGTGATTCGTCCACGCCTGTCCGACGCCGCGTTCTTCTATGAGACGGATCGTAAGACCAGACTGGAAGCGCGTATCGATCAGCTCAAGCCCATCGTGTTCCAGGAAAAGCTGGGCAGCATCTACGACAAATCCGTCCGGGTGGCTGCGCTGGCCAGGAAAATTGCCGAAGCCATTGGTGGTGATCCAGCCCAGGCCGAGCGCGCCGCCATGCTGGCCAAGACCGACCTGGTCACCGAGATGGTGCTGGAGTTCACCGACCTGCAGGGCATCATGGGTCAGTACTACGCCCTCAACGATGGCGAAGCCGAGGATGTGGCCAAGGCATTGAACGAGCAGTACATGCCGCGTCACGCCGGCGACGACCTGCCGACTACCCTGACCGGCTGTGCGGTGGCACTGGCCGATCGCCTGGATTCCCTGGTGGGCCTGTTCGGCATCAACCAGCCGCCCTCCGGAACCCGCGATCCGTTCGCCCTGCGCCGTGCCTCCCTCGGTGTGCTGCGCATCATCATCGAGCGTGAACTGCCGCTGGACCTGCAGACCTGCTGTGAGTGGGCGGAAGAAAACTTCACCGTTCTGACCGAAAGCAACAGCGCCGCCTCGGTGGTGGATTACATGCTCGATCGCTTCCGTGCCCATTATGAAGAACAGGGCATTCGCGCTGAGGTCTATCTGGCGGTGCACGCCCGTCGCCCAACCCGTCCGCTGGACTTCGACCGTCGGATCAAGGCAGTGGAAAGCTTCCGTCAGCTGCCGGAGGCCGATGCCCTGGCGGCGGCTAACAAGCGGGTGTCCAATATCCTGACCAAGCAGGGTGGGGAAGCTGTCGGTGAAACCGTGGATGGCGGTCTGCTGCAGGATGCGACCGAAAAGGCCCTGGCCGAGCAGATCGACCAGCAGGCCGACACCGTGATGCCGCTGTTCGAACAGGGTGACTACGCCAGTGCGCTGCGCTCGCTGGCCAGCCTGCGGGAACCGGTGGATCGCTTCTTCGATGAGGTGATGGTGATGGCAGAGGACGAAGCCCTTCGCAATAACCGGCTGGCGCTGCTGAACCGGCTGCGCAACCTGTTCCTGCGGGTGGCGGATATTTCCCTGCTGCCCACCAACAGCTGA
- the glyQ gene encoding glycine--tRNA ligase subunit alpha, producing MTDKATKTTTPDIRTFQGLILALQNFWAQHGCVVLQPLDMEVGAGTFHPATFLRAIGPETWNAAYVQPSRRPTDGRYGENPNRLQHYYQFQVVLKPSPDNIQELYLDSLKALGLDPLVHDIRFVEDNWESPTLGAWGLGWEIWLNGMEVTQFTYFQQVGGLECYPVTGELTYGLERIAMYLQGVDSVYDLVWTEGPEGVVTYGDVFHQQEVEMSTYNFEHADTEFLFHSFDVHERESARLIEAGLALPAYEQVLKASHTFNLLDARHAISVTERQRFILRVRTLARAVAQAYFDSRRQLGFPLAPANLREEVLAVSEAADNAAKKKKGKKKAQQEQGNA from the coding sequence GTGACAGACAAGGCAACGAAAACGACTACTCCGGATATCAGGACCTTTCAGGGCCTGATCCTGGCTCTTCAGAATTTCTGGGCGCAGCACGGCTGCGTTGTACTCCAGCCCCTGGACATGGAAGTGGGCGCCGGTACCTTCCACCCGGCCACCTTCCTGCGGGCCATTGGTCCGGAAACCTGGAATGCCGCTTACGTTCAGCCCAGTCGTCGTCCGACCGATGGCCGTTACGGTGAAAACCCCAACCGGCTCCAGCACTACTACCAGTTTCAGGTGGTTCTGAAACCATCTCCGGACAACATTCAGGAGCTGTACCTGGACTCCCTGAAGGCCTTGGGCCTCGACCCGCTGGTGCACGATATCCGCTTTGTTGAGGACAACTGGGAATCGCCCACGCTGGGCGCCTGGGGTCTGGGCTGGGAAATCTGGCTCAATGGTATGGAAGTCACCCAGTTCACCTACTTCCAGCAGGTGGGCGGCCTGGAATGCTATCCGGTCACCGGCGAGCTGACCTACGGCCTGGAGCGCATTGCCATGTACCTGCAGGGCGTCGACAGTGTTTATGACCTGGTCTGGACCGAGGGACCTGAGGGCGTGGTTACCTACGGCGACGTGTTCCACCAGCAGGAAGTGGAAATGTCCACCTACAACTTCGAACACGCCGATACCGAATTCCTGTTCCACAGCTTCGATGTGCACGAGCGCGAAAGTGCCCGCCTGATCGAAGCCGGCCTGGCTCTGCCCGCCTACGAGCAGGTACTCAAGGCGTCCCATACCTTCAACCTGCTGGATGCCCGCCACGCCATCTCGGTGACCGAGCGTCAGCGCTTCATCCTGCGCGTAAGAACCCTGGCACGGGCCGTGGCCCAGGCCTACTTCGATAGCCGGCGTCAGCTTGGCTTCCCGCTTGCACCAGCCAACCTCCGGGAAGAGGTTCTGGCAGTATCCGAGGCCGCCGATAACGCCGCCAAGAAGAAGAAAGGCAAGAAGAAAGCACAGCAGGAACAGGGGAACGCATAA
- the trkA gene encoding Trk system potassium transporter TrkA has product MKILILGAGQVGGTLAENLANEANDITVIDSDGARLRELQDRLDIRTVQGKASYPSVLRQAGAADADMLIAVTSSDETNMVACQIASIMFKTPTKISRVRAGAYLARNELFGENGFPIDVMISPEHLVTRHITRLIEYPGALQVLEFSKGLARLVAIRATEGGPLVGHELSYLRTHMPRIDTRVAAIFRKDRPIMPQGDTVIEDGDEVFFIAGTNHIRSVMSELHPLVKNYKRIFICGGGNIGQRLAQTLENRYQVKLLERDHERCVMLSENLRKTVVLEGNAANKDILLEENIENTDVFCAVTNDDEANIMASLLAKRLGARKVFTLINNPDYVDLIQGGDIDVAISPQQTTIGSLLTHVRRGDVVNVHSLRRGAAEAIEAIAHGDHRSSKVVGRRLDEIPLPEGTTIGAIVRHNEVLIAHDHLRVQPDDHVILFLVDKSRVRDVEKLFQVGLTFF; this is encoded by the coding sequence ATGAAGATCCTGATCCTTGGTGCTGGCCAGGTCGGCGGTACCCTGGCCGAGAACCTCGCCAACGAAGCCAACGACATCACGGTGATTGACAGCGACGGCGCCCGCCTGCGCGAGCTTCAGGACCGGCTGGATATCCGCACGGTGCAGGGCAAGGCGTCTTATCCCAGCGTGCTGCGGCAGGCCGGTGCTGCCGATGCCGACATGCTGATTGCCGTCACCAGCAGCGACGAAACCAACATGGTGGCGTGCCAGATTGCCAGCATCATGTTCAAAACCCCCACCAAAATCAGCCGTGTCCGTGCCGGCGCCTACCTCGCCCGCAACGAACTGTTCGGTGAGAACGGCTTTCCGATTGATGTGATGATCAGCCCGGAACACCTGGTGACCCGGCACATCACTCGCCTGATCGAATACCCCGGTGCCCTGCAGGTGCTGGAGTTTTCCAAGGGCCTGGCGCGACTGGTTGCCATCCGGGCGACCGAGGGCGGTCCGCTGGTGGGTCACGAGCTGTCCTATCTGCGCACCCACATGCCCCGCATCGATACCCGCGTCGCGGCCATCTTCCGCAAAGATCGGCCGATCATGCCTCAGGGCGATACCGTCATCGAGGACGGCGACGAGGTGTTCTTCATCGCCGGTACCAACCACATCCGGTCGGTGATGAGTGAGCTCCATCCCCTGGTCAAGAACTACAAGCGCATTTTCATCTGTGGCGGCGGCAACATTGGCCAGCGCCTGGCGCAGACCCTGGAAAACCGCTATCAGGTGAAACTGCTCGAACGGGACCACGAACGCTGTGTAATGCTGTCAGAGAACCTGCGCAAGACCGTGGTGCTGGAGGGCAACGCCGCCAATAAAGACATCCTGCTGGAAGAGAACATCGAAAACACCGATGTGTTCTGCGCCGTCACCAACGACGACGAGGCCAACATCATGGCCTCGTTGCTGGCCAAACGTCTCGGCGCCCGCAAGGTGTTCACCCTGATCAACAACCCCGATTACGTGGACCTGATCCAGGGCGGCGATATTGATGTCGCCATTTCGCCGCAGCAAACCACCATCGGCAGCCTGCTGACCCATGTTCGCCGCGGCGATGTAGTGAACGTTCACTCACTGCGCAGAGGCGCAGCGGAGGCCATCGAGGCCATCGCCCATGGCGATCACCGCTCCTCAAAAGTCGTCGGCCGCCGGCTGGACGAAATCCCCCTGCCCGAGGGCACCACCATCGGGGCAATCGTACGCCACAATGAAGTACTCATTGCCCACGACCACCTTCGTGTGCAGCCGGACGACCACGTAATCCTGTTCCTGGTGGACAAATCCCGGGTGCGGGATGTGGAAAAACTGTTCCAGGTCGGGCTCACCTTCTTCTAG